Genomic segment of Mucilaginibacter sabulilitoris:
TTTCATATTTTCTGTACTTGCCCAGCCATTTACCCAGGGATACCAGCAAGGGAAAATAAGTAGCCTGTATAAAACCGGGGATCTCTGTCATGCGAAATTCCGACCGGTACCTTCGCATCAGAAAGGCGATGTCGAACATGCTCGGTTTATAGTTACCCGCATAAACAGCCTTGTGTATTTCAGATAACAAAAAGACAAAACTGTCGACCGGGGTCACCCAGCCGTCGTAATGCAGTGTATCTTCGCCGGCATTCCAGAATTTGTGAGTGACACCGGCTTCCCACAATACGGTTTCACCAGCGGTGATGAACCGCTCGGGTTTACCCGGCTCTTTAATGCCCATCGTACCCGAGATGACCCTCAGATATTCGTCCTGCTTAATATGTACGTGCTCAGGCGGTCCGCCCTTAGGTGGCGTCTTGCCTTCTACAGCGACCACCGGCCGGCCCTGATCGTCGGTGAAATAACGTTGGAAGATGATGTAATCATCCGGTTTATAATGTACTGCCAAAGGCAGCTCTATACGATCCTTTGCGATTTGCATAATTTTTATATTTTTGACACTGTCAAAACTAAATACAAAACTTGACAATGTCAAATAAAATATCAACCCGCGAAACGATCGTCAATAAGGCTTTGGAGATGTATAATGCTTATGGCGTAGAATATGTCGGCGTGCGAGAACTGGCCAAAGAACTGAACACAAAAGGCGGGAATATCACTTATTATTTCCCAACTAAAAATGACCTGTTACAGGAACTGGCTGAGCGACTGACGGCCTCGAACAGCGAAATACTCCAACGGTCCAAAGCTCCTGGCCTGTACGGTTTCATGGAAATGAACAAAGCCCTTTATTTTAACCAGTATCAGTACCGGGCATTTTTCCTCAGCCTGCCTTTATGGCTGCAACAGAATATCGCCTTTGCAAAAAAATACAGGGAGGGGTTGATCACCCGGCGAAAATTATTCACCCAGGAATTGGAAACACTGGTTAACGAAGGTTATTTGCTGTCGCTTTCGGCGAAGGATATGGAGCCCGTATTAGGTGCATTATCCGCCACGGGTCGCCTGTGGATCTGCGAGGCCACCATCGACGGATTGATCGATCAGGAAGAAAAGGCCGTACATACCTACTTGCGCAGAATGGCTGGACTGCTGCAATTGATTGCTACAGAAGAAGGCAAGGCAGACCTTCAGAAATTTTTGAAAACCTTCAAATAGAACTTACCTGTTCCTGTCACCTACTTATAAACCATTGGACCGGATAACCAGGGAGGTGATGAAAGAACAGTCATTCGCGCCTTCGTCGCTGTTTTTCAAGCGCCTCGCCAATGGTGCGATAGCCGGTCCCCGTATCAGGATCGAAAAGATGACGATCATATAAGTGAATCGCGCTCCGGCAAACCAAATCACTGCCCGTTCGTTTCTGAAATAGGAAACAAGCAGGCGTTATCCGCAATATTAAATAACAACATCTGATGATCAGGAAATTAAAATCAGGACAATACCGCATCTATTCCAGGAAAGTAGACCCCGAAACTCATAAACGGAAAAACCTGGGCACCTTCGATTCCAAGGAAGCCGCGCAAAAGCATGAAAAGGAAATACAGTATTTTAAGCAGCATTAATCCGGATTCGGATCAAACGGCAAAGAAGCCAATCACGCTTAGATCCGGCAACTTTAAATGACAGACCGCAAAACCGGTACAGGCATCTGTTTGCCGCTCCAGTACAACTGCCCCCAAATCCAGGGCAGTGCTAACAGCCGAATCCAGATCCTCCACCCGCCAGCTGATCACCGGCTGTGGTGCTTCCGTCAGGTACGCCGGCGGCTGCACCCCCGCATTGCAAAGCTGCAGCACAATGCCCGGCGCAATCTGGTACGCACACGAACCAGGTTCTGTATAGACCTCCGCGCCGCCGAACAGCGAACGCAAAAGCGCCGGCATCGGGTCGCGGGTGCCGGCGCTGTAATGCGTAATAAACAGATGAACTGTTTCCTTAACCATAGCGATCTTAGATCTGCGCCAACCCCCCGTCAACGAACAGTTCGATACCGGTGATATAACTCGAATCCGCCGAAGCCAGGAATAAAGCGGTGGAAGCGATCTCTTCAGATTCACCAAAGCGCCCCATCGGTATCTTGGATGTGAAAATGTCCCTGGTTTCCTGCGGTACCCCATCAAATGTCGCGGTATCGATCGAACCAGGGCTGATCACGTTCACCCGGATCTTGCGCGGTTGTAATTCTAACGTCCAGGTGCGGGCGAAAGAACGGAGGGCCGCTTTGCTGGCGCTGTAAACACCCATACCCGGCAAACCTTTCATACTGGCAATTGAACCTGTCATGATGATAGATGCGCCATCGTTCAGCAAAGGCAGGGCTTTTTGTACGGTGAACAACGTACCTTTGACATTGACATCGAACACGCGGTCATATTCTTCCGGCGAAATAGTTGCAACAGGTTCATTCCAGTGACCGATGCCCGCGCTCGCATATAACACATCAATGCGGCCATGCGCCTGTTTAACGGTCTCGAACAAGCGGTCCAGATCGGCTAAATTGCCGGTATCACCTTGTACTCCGGTCACATTGCTGCCGATATCTGCTACAGCAGCATCCAACTGCTCCTGGCGACGGCCGGTGATATATACATAAGCGCCTTGGGCTACAAATAATTTGGCGGTGGCTAAAGCCATCCCGCTGGTTGCGCCAGTAATTACGGCGACTTTGTTTTCTAATTTACGTGACATGTTTTTTGCTTTTGTTATGAAGCAAAATTGCTACGAAAAGCAGCCTCGGAACGATGAGGTTTGTCAAGAAAACAATTGACAAATGTCAATCAAAACGCATTAGCGCTTATTACGCAGCCGGCTCAGGGTTTCCGGTTTGATGCCCAGGTAAGATGCGATCATCCCTTGCGGCGCGCGCAGCGCAAAGTCAGGATAACGCCGCACAAAATTTTGATATTTTTCTTCCGCCGTACTGCTGATAGCTTCGTGGATGCGGTTCTGCGAAGTAATAAAACTCTTATTCAGGATATCATTGATCATTTTGCTGAATACCGGCAATTTTTCCATCAGCATATCCATGTCCGCTTTGTTCCACAGCAACATTTCCGAATCTTCAATCGCATCGATATTAAACCGGCTCGAGGTCTCCGTCAGCAGGCTTTCGCGGTCGCTGATCCACCATTCCTCTTTGGCAAAACGGGTAATGTGCTCATTGCCTTTATTATCTACCGAATAAGTCCGCATCAGACCTTTCGTGATAAAGCAATGGTATTTGCAGACATCGCCTTCCTGAAGCAGGTACTGGCGCTTGCGTAGTTTTTTCACGCGCGCAACGGATTCCAGTAACGCGAATTCGTCATCGCTCACCGCAGCATGGCGCAGGACATAGGCTTTAAATATTTCAAACACGGCGCTAATTTAGTAAAACCGCAGATTTTTCTTCCATATCTTCTCTTTACCTGCTGATGACCAATGGAATCTTCAATCCGCTAAGTTTGACTGGCATCAACTGAAAGGACATATTATAAATTTCAACCATATTTTGTTTAACCACATCATTCGGTATTTTTGAAGGAATGACGCGCTACGAATTCAACATCCTCACTGACTACCATAAGGCCAATGCAATCTGGCAGGGCGGCTTCCTAGCAGACCGTAGGGAGGACGGCTCACAGGCACAACTATATGCCGTAGACAATTTTTACGTAGCGCTATTTTATGACGCGCGGGAAAACAAACAGATAAACCCCGGCCAGTTTGTTCAAATTCAGAAAATTTTATAGATCATATCGATTCCTTTTCTATTGTAAAAACCTGAATATGATTACCAGCAAAATATATTTTAATCCGTTTCTTAAATGTTTTAAAGCATTTGAAAGCTGGTTTTCTACGGTGCGCCTTGAAATTTGCAGGCGATCCGCAATTTCGGCAATCGACAGGTTTTCCTTACGGCTCATAGTATAAATTTCACGGCAACGTTTGGGGAGGTCATTTAGCAGGTGGTCAACTTCTAAATCCAATTCACTTTTATAAAGGGCGGTTTCTCCAAAATTAACCGCGACATGCGGGTTGCTTAAATCAGCGTTATCTTCGGTATACTCATAGTTTTCCACGTAATTGATCGGAATTGCTTTTAATATTTGTTTTTTTCTGATGCCATGATAGCTGGCTGCTGTAATTACGTAGCTTTTAAATGATTTAATATGCAATTCGTGCCGTTTCTTCCAGATATTCAGGAAAACATCATGAGTAATTTCAAGGCAGGTTTCCTGATCCTTTACATACCTGAAGGCCATAGTATATACTTTTGACCAGTGGCGCTCAAATAATTGATTAAACGCCTTTTCGTCATTGATAATAATAGCTTCTAATAATTCGGAATCTGTTAAATTATTTTTAAGCATACATTGGTTTGCATAAAGCTATATATTAAAAATTAGTAAGTGAAACTTTTATTAACACACATTTAACTTTGCCCCACACTCCGGCTATTTTTCAGGCATCCTTGGCCTCATTTCAGAAATATTCAAAATATTTCAACTTTTTTATGTGCGTGGCAAGTGAAAATTGTATCAGATACTTATATAAACCAATTATATAAAGTATTGCCTCATGACGGAAAATGAATATTTGGCGCTCTGCGAGAAATATCTGAATGGCCATTGTACACCCGGGGAAGAAGCTCGTTTACAACAGTACCAGAATGAGTTTGGCATGGCAGAAGAGCAGTGGAGCGATAGTGATATGGGCGACCAGGAGCATATGAAGCGCTTACTTTACAGCAGGCTACAGCAAAGTATGAAAGTGCGGCCTAAGCCTGATGTTCGTAAACTTACCTGGAAATATGCCGCTGCTGCATCTGTACTCATATTTCTATGTGTAGGAATATATATCAGCAACAGATCATCCGGTAGCCGTAACCCTTCTGAAAAAAAATCAACAGTTTTCAAAAATGATATAAGACCTGGGTCAAATAAAGCGGTACTCACGCTTGCCGACGGTAGCCATATCGTACTTGATAATGCCAAAAAAGGGGTGTTGACCAGACAAGGCGGTACTGCGGTGACCAAATCGGCCAATGGTCTTATCGTTTATAATTTCAATAAAACAGTTACCCAGCCGCAGGCGGCTAACCACTTAAATACCATTACCATTCCGCGTGGAGGTAAATACCAGATCGTGCTGCCCGATGGCACTAACGTTTGGCTCAATTCATCATCAACGCTAACATTTCCGACATCTTTTGCGGGAGCAGAACGGGATGTACAACTAACCGGTGAAGCTTATTTTGAAGTTGCCAAGAAGAAGCGTATGCCATTTAAAGTAATGCTCAACAATAACACCGAAGTAAAGGTTTTAGGCACCCATTTTAACATTATGGCTTATGATGATGAACCTGAGGTAAGAACAACGCTGTTGGAAGGCTCTGTTAAATTAACCAATAAACAGGGCAATGTATTACTCGCTCCCGGGCAGCAGGGTGTTATTGAAAGAAAAGACAATGCAGCCTTCAGGGTCCGTGATGTTAATACAGCGCAGGACATAGCCTGGAAAAACGGAAGCTTCATGTTTGTTAATGATGATATCCGGAGCATTATGAAACGAGTATCCAGGTGGTATAATGTAGATATCGAATATACCAGCAATATTACCGACCGCACCTTTACCGGCACCATTTCACAGTTTGAAAATATAACAGAGGTACTCAAGTTGTTGCAACTTACCGGTGCTGTTCATTTTAAAATAGAAGAAAGGAGGATTCTCGTCATGCAATAAAAATTACTACATCTTCAACCCAATAATGGTATAACATAAAAAAACCAGAAGCGTTCCGAGGCGCTCCTGGATAATGTCGGGTTATCCATTTACATCTGATGAGAGAATCAATTTATAAACCCAAACTATTCAAAGATATGAATTTTCGACTTCTAATTAAATTTAGGAAGGTCTCCTGTATTCCTGCTATAAGGTTCCTAATCATGGTAAAAACGATCTTATTCTTAGTGTTTGTTTCTTTTCAGGCAACAGCTTCCATGTATGGTCAAACAGTAAGCCTCAATGTGAAAAATGAATCATTACACAAAGTACTCCTCCGGATACAAAAGCAAAGCGGATACAATGTACTGTTTAATGACCAAATGTTAAAAAACACTGTTCCGGTAAACGTATCGCTATCAGGCGTACCCATTGAATATGCATTGAAAGAATGCTTTAAAGGCCAGCCGGTGACTTATGTGATAGAAGCCCGCACCGTAGTGGTGCAAACAAAGCCAGCATCAGTGATCGCCTCTGAAAGAAACGACATTACAATAACTGGTATAGTTACGGACGAAAAAGGAGTCACGCTACCTGGTGTGAGTGTAAAACTTAAAGGAACCACAAGTGGTGTGGTTACGGACGGCGCCGGGAAATTTTCTATACGCGGGCCGGGAAATGGTACGCTTGTATTTTCCTTTATAGGTTTTATAAGCCAGGAAATCGCCATCAATAACAGAATCGCTTTTACAATAAAACTGGTTGAAGAAAATAAAGCCCTTAATGAGGTGGTGGTAATTGGATATGGGACGGCCAAACGGAAAGACCTCACCGGTGCAGTTTCTTCGATTGATAACAAAACTATCAAAGATTTAGCGGTTACACGCGTTGATCAGGCCCTATCCGGCAAAATAGCGGGGGTACAGGTTAAAACGACATCTGGTGAGCCGGGTGCGGCACCGCAGGTGAGAATACGCGGTATCAGCAGTATCTCCGCCGGATCAGGTCCTTTATATGTGGTAGATGGCTTTCCCATAGACAATATTCAAACCCTCAACCCAAATGATATCGAAAGTCTCGACATTTTAAAAGATGCATCGGCCACTGCTATTTATGGTTCGCGCGGTTCAAATGGTGTTATCATTATTAACACCAAACGGGGGAAATCAGGTAAAGCAACCATTGCCCTTGATTCCTATTATGGTTATCAGAGTGTATTGAGGGTTCCGCAGCTTAAAAATTCCATAGAGGAGGCAAACTATTATTACGATGGTATCAAAAATCAAAATATTGATGCCGGTAATGATATTTCCGGCCCGCCCAACGCCTGGAAAGTAGTTGTCCCGCAGGATATTCTGGATGTGTTAAGCGGTAAAAACAAGATTGACGAAAATGCGCTTGACGCGATTTTACGGACCGCCCCGCAAAAGCAATATCAGCTTGCTGCTTCCGGTGGCACCGAAGGTGTAAGGTATTACCTAAGCGGTGAGTTTCTTGATCAGGATGGCCTGGTTAAAAATAGCTGGTTTAAAAGATATAATGTAAGGGCTAACATTGATGCCAACCTATCAAAAAAGCTTACGGTGAAAGTAAATTTAAATCCCTCCTATGCAGAAAAAAGCTCACTTCCGGTAACAGGTACAGGTCCTAATGCTACTGATGTTTCGGGCAGTATAGTAAGCGCCGTAGCGGTTAACCCGTTTTATCCCTTGTTAGATGCTAATGGCAATTACACTATTTTCCGTGGTCTGGCCGCCAATGGTGATTTTCAGAACCCCTTAGCCGTAGTAAATGAAACCATTGCCAACACCAAAACATTTGGCTTTGTAGGTAACGTGAATGCCAGCTATAAAATCATTGATGGCCTTAACCTCAATATATTATTAGGCGGTAATATATCTACTATTAAAGACATGACCTTTAAACCGCAGTTGCCCGTTTTTTTTAACAACCCGGCATACGGTACAGACGCGCAAAACCTTGATGTAAATTGGCTTTCGGAATATACACTGAATTACACCAAAACTATGGGGAAGCATAATATATCGGCTGTGGGTGGTTTTACAGCTCAAAAGGATGTGTTTTCTACCAACAGTATGAACAGCAATAAGTTTCCTAACAACCTTGTGCCCACACTTAGCGCAACCAGCGGCCAGATCACCTACGGAACTTCAACAAAGTCTGAATGGTCGTTGCTGTCATACCTGGCCAGAATTAATTATAATTATGCGGGCAAATACTACCTAACAGCATCTATCCGTACTGATGGCTCGTCCCGTTTTGGATCCGAGAAAAAATATGGTCTGTTTCCATCGGCAGCGCTGGCATGGCGTATATCGCAGGAAGATTTTTTAAAGGATGTAAGCTTTTTAAGCGATCTGAAGATCCGTACCAGTTATGGTAAAACAGGCAATAACAACATTGGCAATTATCAGCAATACGCGCTCATTAATTATCAGTCCTATCCGTTTGCGAATGCTGCCGTTGGCGGTTATTCACCCGGGCAATTAGCCAATCCTGCGCTTACCTGGGAAACCCAGCAGTCATTCAATACAGGTGTTGACATCAGCTTGTTTGACCGGAGAATAAATCTATCAGCCGATTACTTTCACTCTGTTAACAGTAATTTGCTGCTGAACGTAAATGTGCCTGCGGTAACCGGGTTCAGTACCGCGCTGCAAAATATTGGGGAAGTTAAAAACAAAGGATGGGAATTTGTTTTAAGTACCGATAACTTCAGGGGCAAATTCACATGGTCAACAGATTTTAATATCTCTACCTATAAAAATAAAGTAACCAAACTCGGTCCGCAGGGTGATCCTATCTATTCCGGCACCAACGTCACCATGATCGGGCAGCCTATAGGTATGTTTTATGGCTATGTAACCGATGGCATATTTAAAAACCAGGCCGATATTGATAAAGGCCCGATTTACAATCCGGGTGCGGCTGACCATTCAAGGCCCGGTGATATTCGCTTTAAAGATATCAGTGGGCCAAACGGAACTCCCGATGGTGTGATCAACAGTTTTGATAAAACGATCATGGGTTCACCATACCCCAATTTCTACTACGGCATGACCAATAGATTTAGTTATGCGCGTATAAGTTTAAGCGTAAATGTGCAGGGTGTACACGGCAATCAGATCTACGATCTTTCAAGAGGATCGGGAAACAGTACCCGCGGCCGTTACAGGGGTTACACCTTCACCAATAACTATTGGAAATCTGCTGATGATCCGGGAGATGGTAAAACACCAAGACCTAATAACTCACCAACCGGTGGAGTACGCGAAAACAGCCAGGCATTTTTAGATGCTGGATCTTATTTGCGTGTAAACAATATTACTGTGGGTTATCAGCTACCGGATCAGTTTGTGCAAAAAATAGGTATCAGTGCGCTCCGGTTTTACTTTACGGCTACCAATCCTTTTATCGTAACAAAAAACACCGCGTTTAATCCCGACGTAAGTACCAGTGCCGATGCGCTTACGCCAGGTTTGGAGGCTAATGATTATCCCATAGCCAAAAGCTTTGTTTTAGGACTAAACTTATCATTTTAACAGTAATCATTATGAAAAAGATAATCAGCATACTTGCCCTAAGCATTGTGTTTATGGCATCATGTAAAAAGAGTTTTATTGAATTAACACCGCCATCATCGGTTAGCGTTGACGCCGTTTATAAAACCGACAAAGATTTTCAGGATGCTACCACAGGTGTTTACAGTACCTATGAAGACCAGTATCAGAACTTTTGGATGTTTGGCGATGTACGTGGCGACGACTCCTGGCAGCAGGTAATAAAAAACTCACCCTGGTATTTTGTTGATGTTTTTACCACCAACAGCTCAGATGGGCTTATGAGCAGCACCTGGCTTAATTACTACAAGATCATTTACGGTTCGAATACCATCCTTTCTAAAATTGCAGCAACAGACTCTGCTGTGGTAACCAATAAACAGCGTTATATGGCAGAGGCACACTTTCTGCGTGCGCTTGCCTATTTTGACCTGGTTAGAATATTTGGCGATGTGCCTATGATCACCAAACCGGTAACCATTGAAGAATCATATAAAATTGGCCGCGAAAAGGTAGATGACATTTATAATAAGGTAATTATTCCTGATCTGATTGCTGCTGAAGCGGCGTTGCCCCAAAAATATACAGGGCCTGACATCGGACGGGCTACCAAAGGGGCGGCCAGCGCATTATTAGGCAAAGTATATTTATACCGAAAGGATTTTGCAAACGCTGAGAAAAAGTTTCAGGAGGTAACCACTATGGGCTACGCCTTACTACCCAATTATAATGACCTGTTTGACTATACCAAGGATGAGCATCACAGCGAATATATATTTGACATTGAGTATGAGCAAGGCATTGGCCGCGGCAGTATTTTTACCAACCAGTTTATGCCAAACTCGGGGCCAATGGCTACATTTTTTGGTGTTAACGGCACGCTGCAGGAAACCAATTCGCCCACGCAAAAATTAATGGATGCTTTTGACCCGAACGACAAGCGGAAAGATATTACGGTAGGTGTAGCAGGAGGTTTTTACAACGGCAACCACGATTTTATTACCCTGCCGCCACAAACTTCACAAACTTATACTAAAAAGTACCTTACGCCTGTGCAAACGGGTAACGACAGCCGTGCCAACTGGAAGGTAATAAGATATGGCGATGTGCTCCTGATGTATGCCGAGGCGCTGAATGAAAATGGCAAGACCGCCGAAGCGCTTCAATACCTTAACCAGATACGGACAAGGGCGGGACTGGCTGGCTATAGTAGCCTGTCTCCAGCTGATACTCGTGAAAAAATTTACCTCGAACGCCGTTTTGAACTTTCGTTTGAAGGTCAGCGTTGGTTTGATCTTGTACGGACAGGCCGTGCCTACGATACCATGAAGGCGACCGATATGCAACCGTATATGACTGTTTTTCCTATTCCGCTTACACAAATACAGCTCATGAATAACCCATCCATATTTCCTCAAAATGCGGGTTATGGACAGTAAGCATTTCATGACTTTATCAATTAATAAATTATCCATCGACCTTTAAATTATCAACTTATATGTCAGATCATTCAGCATTTACAGATACAGGCGACAGCAGACGGTCGTTCCTGAAAAAAAGCATGCTTGCCAGCGCATTGCTGGCTACAGCCGATTTGGTATCCTTTGCATCACCTAAAAACGATGCTCAACCGGAAGCAGCTGCAGAAAAGCTACCATGGTACAAGGAACTCACCCGCTGGGGGCAGGTAAACATATCAGAAAAAGACCCCGCGCATTATGATATTGCCTGGTGGCGTAAATACTGGAAACGTACCAGCATACAGGGTATTGTAGTAAATGCAGGAGGCATAGTTGCCTATTATCCCAGCAAGGTTCCGCTCCATCACCCGGCAGAATACCTTAAGGGCGGAGACCTTTTCGGCGACTTATGCCGCGCGGCGCATGAAGATGGCATTGCCGTATTTGCCCGCATGGACTCCAACCGTGCATACGAGGAGGTTTACAAAGCCCATCCCGACTGGTTTTGTGTAGATATTGACGGTAAACCTATTAAAGCAGGCGAACTTTATATTACCTGCGTAAACGGGCCTTATTATAACCAACATATACCCGCCATTCTGCGCGAAATATACACGCTATATAAACCCGAAGGCTTTACCGATAACAGCTGGAGCGGTTTGGGCCGCGAAACCATTTGCTATTGCGACAACTGCAAAAAGAGTTTCCGTGACAAAACCAGGAACGATATTCCCAAATCCAAAAACTGGGAAGATAAAGTTTACAAACAATGGATCCGCTGGAATTACGACCGCAGACTGGAAATATGGGACCTGAACAACCGGACTACCAAAGAGGTAGGCGGACCGGATTGCACGTGGTCTGGAATGAACAGTGGTTCCATCAGCGGACAAAGCAGGAGTTTTAGGGATTTTAAAGAAATCTGTAAACGCGCGGATATCATTATGTTGGATGATCAGTCGCGGTCAAATGCCGCCGGCTTTCAGCATAATGGCATTAATGGCAAACTGATACACGGCCTTTTGGGCTGGGATAAACTGGTGCCCGAAAGCATGGCCATGTACCAGGCAGGCAGGCCATGGTACCGGCTGGCCTGTAAACCACCCGAAGAAGCACGCATGTGGTCAATAAATGGTATGGCCGGCGGTATACAACCCTGGTGGCACATCCTGGCCGCCTCTCATGACGACCGGCGGATGTACAGTACCTTTGTTCCGCTTTTCAACTGGCACAAAGCCAATCAGCAATACCTTATTAACCGTAAGCCTGTTGCCCGGGTTGGCGTGGTATGGTCACAGGAAAATGCAGATTATTATGGTAAGGATAATTCCGATGCGCTTGTAGAGTTGCCTATCATGGGCATGACACAGGCGTTGTTAAAAGGCCGGATTCCCTACCTGATGGTTCATGCTGATCATATTGAACGCGATGCCGCCCAGTTTGATGTACTGGTGCTGCCAAATCTCGCCGTAATGTCTGACAAACAGGTTGCTGCTGTAAAGGCCTTTGTTGAACGAGGAGGTAGTTTAATTGCAAGCGGCGAAACCAGCTTGTATAATGAATGGGGCGAGAAACGCGATGATTATGCGCTTGGCGACCTATTTTGCGCACATATCAAATCGGGGGAATCAATTAAGCCTCCGAAAGAAAGATTTTCGGGTGATGCCTATCATACTTACCTCCGTTTGCTGCCTGAAATGCGCAAAGGTGTAGACGGTCCATCCTCGGGCACAGAGCCGGCCTTGAGCGGAAAACGCCATGAAATATTTAAGGGCTATGACGAAACTGATATTATCCCTTTTGGCGGTTTGTTAAGTCCGCTGAAATTGGATCAAGGTGCAGAAGCAGTGCTTACATTTATTCCGCAGTTCCCCGTTTACCCACCTGAAACAGCATGGATGCGCGTACCTAAAACAGATATTCCGGGATTGATCATTAATACCGGTAAAAAAGGTAACCGCGTTGCTTTCATCCCTGCTGATATTGACAAACAATATGGCAGAGACAATTTGCCGGATCATGGCAATTTACTGGCAAACATTGTGAGGTGGGCCGCGAAAGGCGAAGTTGGACTTAACGTTACCGGGGCGGGTATGGTAGATTGCCATTTGTATAAACAGGCTGGGCGTATGATTTTGCATATCGTTAACCTGTCAAACGCTGCCACATGGCGCCAGCCGGTTGATGAGTTAACGGGAATAGGTCCTTTAAAGGTACAGGTAAAATTAGCCGACGGCGTTAAAGGAAAAACGGTTCGTTCTATTGTAACCAACCAGCCTGTTATTGCCCGGGCAGAAAACGGATATTGCTATTTTGAGATAAAAACAGTGCTTAATCATGAGGTCATTGTGTTAGGCTAAGTGCCTGTTTTTTTCAGATCCGTATGATGGGTCAATTACCTCATCATACGGTTTGCCATCTTTTACTAAATTATAATATGAAACAAAAAATAAAACTATTAGTAGCCGTACTTTTTCTATTATTTGCTGCACCTGTGTTTGCCCGGCAACAACCCGATCCGGCAAAATGGTCTGATAAACAGGTTGCTGTCTGGTTTGCTAAAAGCAACTGGTATAAACAAACAGGACTAAAGCCTGACATTTCCATTAATAAAAGGGAATTTGCCATTAGGTATTATAAAAACAAATCTTTGTGGGATAAGGCATTCGCATTTCTGCTCGATGCTGATCTGACAGCTTTAAAACCGGGTGTATATGAACTCCAGGGAAAAGATCTTTTTGTAAAGGTTACCGATTATCAAACCAAAAGTGCGGAGTCCATTCCCTTTGAATCGCACAGTAAGTATTCAGATATCCATACGGTGGTTTCAGGAATGGAATATATTGGTGAATCTGTTCCATCAGTTGCTACCATAAAAACGCCTTATAATGAAGAAAAAGATATTGCTTATTACACTGTAAGAAAAAGCCGCAACCTATTGGGCGTACCCGGCAAATTCTTCCTGTTATTTCCTGATAACTT
This window contains:
- a CDS encoding TonB-dependent receptor, with product MVKTILFLVFVSFQATASMYGQTVSLNVKNESLHKVLLRIQKQSGYNVLFNDQMLKNTVPVNVSLSGVPIEYALKECFKGQPVTYVIEARTVVVQTKPASVIASERNDITITGIVTDEKGVTLPGVSVKLKGTTSGVVTDGAGKFSIRGPGNGTLVFSFIGFISQEIAINNRIAFTIKLVEENKALNEVVVIGYGTAKRKDLTGAVSSIDNKTIKDLAVTRVDQALSGKIAGVQVKTTSGEPGAAPQVRIRGISSISAGSGPLYVVDGFPIDNIQTLNPNDIESLDILKDASATAIYGSRGSNGVIIINTKRGKSGKATIALDSYYGYQSVLRVPQLKNSIEEANYYYDGIKNQNIDAGNDISGPPNAWKVVVPQDILDVLSGKNKIDENALDAILRTAPQKQYQLAASGGTEGVRYYLSGEFLDQDGLVKNSWFKRYNVRANIDANLSKKLTVKVNLNPSYAEKSSLPVTGTGPNATDVSGSIVSAVAVNPFYPLLDANGNYTIFRGLAANGDFQNPLAVVNETIANTKTFGFVGNVNASYKIIDGLNLNILLGGNISTIKDMTFKPQLPVFFNNPAYGTDAQNLDVNWLSEYTLNYTKTMGKHNISAVGGFTAQKDVFSTNSMNSNKFPNNLVPTLSATSGQITYGTSTKSEWSLLSYLARINYNYAGKYYLTASIRTDGSSRFGSEKKYGLFPSAALAWRISQEDFLKDVSFLSDLKIRTSYGKTGNNNIGNYQQYALINYQSYPFANAAVGGYSPGQLANPALTWETQQSFNTGVDISLFDRRINLSADYFHSVNSNLLLNVNVPAVTGFSTALQNIGEVKNKGWEFVLSTDNFRGKFTWSTDFNISTYKNKVTKLGPQGDPIYSGTNVTMIGQPIGMFYGYVTDGIFKNQADIDKGPIYNPGAADHSRPGDIRFKDISGPNGTPDGVINSFDKTIMGSPYPNFYYGMTNRFSYARISLSVNVQGVHGNQIYDLSRGSGNSTRGRYRGYTFTNNYWKSADDPGDGKTPRPNNSPTGGVRENSQAFLDAGSYLRVNNITVGYQLPDQFVQKIGISALRFYFTATNPFIVTKNTAFNPDVSTSADALTPGLEANDYPIAKSFVLGLNLSF
- a CDS encoding RagB/SusD family nutrient uptake outer membrane protein, which codes for MKKIISILALSIVFMASCKKSFIELTPPSSVSVDAVYKTDKDFQDATTGVYSTYEDQYQNFWMFGDVRGDDSWQQVIKNSPWYFVDVFTTNSSDGLMSSTWLNYYKIIYGSNTILSKIAATDSAVVTNKQRYMAEAHFLRALAYFDLVRIFGDVPMITKPVTIEESYKIGREKVDDIYNKVIIPDLIAAEAALPQKYTGPDIGRATKGAASALLGKVYLYRKDFANAEKKFQEVTTMGYALLPNYNDLFDYTKDEHHSEYIFDIEYEQGIGRGSIFTNQFMPNSGPMATFFGVNGTLQETNSPTQKLMDAFDPNDKRKDITVGVAGGFYNGNHDFITLPPQTSQTYTKKYLTPVQTGNDSRANWKVIRYGDVLLMYAEALNENGKTAEALQYLNQIRTRAGLAGYSSLSPADTREKIYLERRFELSFEGQRWFDLVRTGRAYDTMKATDMQPYMTVFPIPLTQIQLMNNPSIFPQNAGYGQ